One region of Planctomycetota bacterium genomic DNA includes:
- a CDS encoding cystathionine gamma-synthase has translation MKFETRAIHSGNKSDSATGAITTPIYQTSTFQQEAVGKHKGFVYTRTDNPTRHALEDNLAALENAKYGLCFASGLAAVNTVMNLLKSGDHVVSANDIYGGTYRIFTKLFTKYGMTFDLVDATNLDNVRRVIRPNTKVLWLETPSNPLLKITDLKAAIALAHKHRILTVVDNTFATPYLQQPFDFGADIVLHSTTKYLGGHSDILGGALITNNKDLYERLKFFQNAVGAVPGPFDCFLTLRGTKTLALRMERHCSNAMAIARFLSRHPKVKKVFYPGLPNHPGHKIAKKQMTLSAPSGARQAGGFGGMVSFEVKGKTNRFAALTARKIAASAKLFALAESLGCVRSLINHPPSMTHASVEPEVRKKIGINDNLIRLSVGIENVQDLIEDLKRALRK, from the coding sequence ATGAAGTTTGAGACCAGGGCCATACATTCAGGCAACAAATCAGATAGCGCGACCGGCGCCATTACCACGCCCATCTACCAGACCTCGACCTTCCAGCAGGAGGCAGTGGGTAAGCACAAGGGGTTTGTCTATACGCGGACCGATAATCCGACCCGGCACGCCCTGGAGGATAATCTGGCCGCCTTGGAGAACGCCAAATACGGACTGTGTTTTGCCAGCGGGCTGGCCGCGGTCAATACCGTGATGAACCTGCTTAAGAGCGGCGACCACGTGGTCTCAGCCAATGATATTTACGGCGGGACCTACCGCATCTTTACCAAACTATTTACTAAATACGGAATGACCTTTGATTTGGTTGATGCTACTAATCTGGATAATGTCAGGCGGGTAATCAGGCCTAATACCAAGGTGCTCTGGCTGGAGACGCCCTCCAATCCCTTGCTCAAGATTACGGACCTGAAAGCCGCGATTGCACTGGCTCACAAGCACAGGATTCTGACCGTGGTGGATAACACCTTTGCCACGCCGTATCTCCAGCAGCCCTTTGATTTCGGCGCTGATATCGTGCTCCACAGCACCACCAAGTATCTGGGCGGACATTCGGACATCCTGGGCGGCGCGCTTATTACCAATAATAAAGATTTATACGAACGGCTGAAATTCTTCCAGAATGCGGTCGGCGCGGTGCCCGGACCATTTGACTGCTTCCTGACCCTGAGAGGCACTAAGACCCTGGCCTTGCGGATGGAGCGGCATTGCTCCAATGCCATGGCCATTGCCAGATTCCTGAGCCGGCATCCCAAGGTCAAGAAGGTGTTTTATCCGGGATTGCCGAATCATCCGGGCCATAAGATTGCCAAAAAGCAGATGACCCTGTCTGCGCCAAGCGGAGCGCGGCAGGCAGGCGGTTTCGGCGGGATGGTCTCGTTTGAGGTCAAGGGTAAGACCAACAGATTCGCTGCGCTCACTGCAAGGAAGATAGCCGCCTCGGCCAAACTATTCGCATTGGCCGAGAGTCTGGGCTGCGTGCGTTCCCTGATAAACCATCCGCCTTCCATGACCCACGCCTCGGTCGAGCCCGAGGTTAGGAAGAAGATAGGTATCAATGATAATCTGATTCGCCTGTCCGTGGGTATAGAAAATGTCCAGGATTTGATAGAGGATTTGAAGAGGGCACTTAGGAAATGA
- a CDS encoding homoserine dehydrogenase has translation MSKQINIGLLGCGQVGTGLVKLLNQQSDFIRRRTGLDLVISHTLVRNTGRKRAVKAPNLTTDINRILQDDSIDIVVELLGGLEPSRTYILKALRAGKNVVTANKAVLAHHGREIFETARMVNCEVYYEAAVCAGIPVIRSIKEGLLANHINLLMGILNGTTNYMLTRMREDKLSLVDALKQAQALGFAEPDPTMDVQGLDTAHKLAILAALSFGIKVKPKDIYTEGIMGIDLEDIKNAEEFGYVIKLLAIAREVEGNRVELKVHPAMLPKVHPLASVRNEFNALYLNGSAVGDMMFYGKGAGPLPTASAILADIIELGNQPQTPSEAPDISTYNWGNKKIVPIDQTVSEHYIRFPIADKSGVIGKIATVLGRNDISIYGATASLMPVKKALGNVRVVTKKVRESQIQKALAEVNKLSIMRGKAVVVRIVT, from the coding sequence ATGAGCAAACAGATTAACATCGGCTTACTCGGTTGCGGACAGGTCGGGACCGGACTGGTTAAACTCCTTAACCAACAGTCGGACTTTATCCGCAGACGCACCGGTCTGGACCTGGTCATTAGTCACACTTTAGTGCGCAACACCGGCCGTAAGCGTGCGGTCAAGGCGCCGAATCTGACCACGGACATCAACCGGATTCTGCAGGATGATAGCATTGATATTGTGGTGGAACTATTAGGCGGCCTGGAGCCGTCCCGGACTTACATCCTCAAGGCGTTGCGGGCCGGTAAGAACGTGGTCACGGCCAACAAGGCTGTTCTGGCGCATCATGGCCGGGAAATATTCGAGACGGCCCGGATGGTGAACTGTGAGGTTTATTACGAGGCCGCGGTCTGCGCCGGAATCCCCGTGATTCGTTCCATTAAAGAAGGTCTGCTGGCAAATCACATCAATCTCCTGATGGGGATTCTTAACGGCACGACTAATTATATGCTGACCCGGATGAGAGAGGATAAACTCTCGCTGGTTGATGCATTGAAACAGGCCCAGGCGCTCGGATTTGCCGAGCCGGACCCGACCATGGATGTCCAGGGACTTGATACCGCCCATAAACTGGCGATTCTGGCCGCGCTCTCATTCGGAATCAAGGTCAAGCCCAAGGATATCTATACCGAAGGTATTATGGGTATTGACCTTGAGGATATCAAGAACGCCGAGGAATTCGGCTATGTCATAAAGTTGCTGGCTATAGCCCGTGAGGTTGAGGGGAATCGGGTGGAGTTAAAGGTCCATCCGGCCATGCTGCCCAAGGTCCATCCGCTGGCCTCGGTGCGCAACGAGTTTAATGCGCTCTATCTGAATGGTAGCGCGGTAGGGGATATGATGTTCTACGGCAAGGGCGCCGGGCCTCTGCCGACCGCCAGCGCTATACTGGCTGATATTATTGAACTGGGCAACCAGCCCCAGACACCGTCTGAAGCGCCGGATATCAGCACCTATAATTGGGGCAATAAGAAGATTGTGCCGATTGACCAGACGGTCTCGGAGCACTACATCAGATTCCCGATTGCCGACAAGTCCGGCGTGATTGGCAAGATTGCCACTGTCCTGGGCCGGAATGATATCAGCATCTACGGCGCCACGGCCTCGCTCATGCCGGTAAAGAAGGCGTTGGGTAATGTCCGGGTAGTGACCAAGAAGGTCAGGGAATCTCAAATCCAGAAAGCGCTGGCCGAGGTGAACAAACTCTCCATTATGCGCGGCAAGGCAGTGGTGGTCAGGATAGTGACGTAA
- the lysA gene encoding diaminopimelate decarboxylase codes for MPNNQLLIGKLSAVNLARRFGTPLFVYDENIIRQRAGSLRQAITYPNTKLLYSCKSNTNPAIMKILRQEGFGIDAVSPGEIYCALRNGFRPHEISFTGNNCRTDELAYVVKQGVHISADSLSQLEKVGKIRSGLDVSLRINPDVGEGHHEHVITGGPDSKFGIWVYQLDQALRIAAKYRMKIIGLHHHIGSGILETETFITAMEIMLKIAINFKGLEFINLGGGLGVAYSPGQKNLDIRKFGRMVSERFNAFCRHYGQPLQLMLEPGRYPVCEAGTLLTTVTDIKETPEHTFVGTDSGFNHLIRHAFYNAYHEIVNASRLKGPKQFVAVCGNLCESGDMFTHGREITKFQEGDIAAIKNAGAYGYSMAMQYNMRPKPAEVMVKGNKARLIRRREGFNDLPGVK; via the coding sequence ATGCCAAACAACCAACTACTCATCGGGAAACTATCGGCCGTCAACTTAGCCAGGCGCTTCGGCACCCCCCTATTCGTCTATGACGAGAATATCATCCGCCAACGGGCCGGGTCCCTGCGCCAGGCCATTACTTATCCCAACACCAAACTCCTCTATTCCTGCAAGTCCAATACCAATCCGGCCATTATGAAAATCCTGCGCCAGGAGGGATTCGGCATAGACGCGGTCTCGCCCGGCGAGATATACTGCGCCCTGCGCAACGGCTTCAGGCCGCACGAGATATCCTTCACCGGCAATAACTGCCGGACCGACGAACTGGCCTATGTGGTCAAACAGGGCGTGCATATCAGCGCTGACTCGCTTTCCCAGCTGGAAAAGGTCGGAAAAATCAGGTCCGGGCTGGACGTGTCCCTGCGCATCAACCCGGACGTGGGCGAGGGCCACCATGAGCACGTGATTACCGGCGGACCGGATTCCAAATTCGGCATCTGGGTTTACCAGTTGGACCAGGCGCTCAGGATTGCCGCCAAATACCGGATGAAAATCATCGGACTGCACCACCATATCGGCTCGGGCATCCTGGAGACCGAGACCTTTATCACGGCCATGGAAATAATGCTTAAGATTGCCATCAACTTTAAGGGACTGGAATTCATCAATCTGGGCGGCGGCCTGGGCGTGGCCTACAGCCCCGGGCAGAAGAACCTGGACATCAGGAAATTCGGCCGGATGGTCTCGGAGCGGTTCAACGCCTTCTGCCGCCATTACGGCCAGCCACTGCAACTGATGCTTGAACCCGGCCGCTATCCGGTCTGTGAGGCCGGCACGCTCCTGACCACGGTAACCGATATCAAGGAGACGCCGGAGCATACCTTTGTCGGAACGGATTCCGGATTCAACCATCTCATCCGCCATGCATTCTATAATGCCTACCACGAAATAGTCAACGCCAGCCGATTGAAAGGCCCCAAACAATTCGTGGCGGTCTGCGGCAATCTCTGCGAGAGCGGCGATATGTTCACGCACGGCCGTGAAATCACCAAATTCCAGGAAGGCGATATCGCGGCAATAAAGAATGCCGGCGCATATGGCTATTCAATGGCTATGCAGTATAATATGCGGCCGAAACCGGCTGAAGTAATGGTCAAAGGGAACAAAGCCCGACTCATCAGACGCCGGGAGGGTTTCAATGATTTGCCGGGAGTGAAATAG
- a CDS encoding GIY-YIG nuclease family protein, which translates to MNLMAKQCYGYVYILKSNRNGTYYIGSTQDLEKRLERHNNGFVKATRNIRPLTIAFYQKYETIKEAKQIEYKLKPLKSRKIIEQIITEGCIKVKPTRP; encoded by the coding sequence ATGAACTTAATGGCAAAACAATGTTACGGTTATGTTTATATACTAAAAAGCAACCGTAACGGAACTTATTATATCGGAAGCACCCAGGATTTAGAAAAGAGGTTAGAAAGACACAATAACGGCTTTGTAAAGGCAACGCGTAATATCAGGCCTTTAACTATAGCGTTCTATCAGAAATATGAAACTATTAAGGAAGCCAAACAAATAGAATATAAGTTAAAACCGCTTAAAAGCCGTAAGATTATCGAGCAAATTATTACTGAAGGATGTATTAAGGTTAAGCCAACGCGCCCGTAG
- a CDS encoding glutamine synthetase translates to MKTLSLPAKPRATGQKPTAPDKERAGLVKSVIAQVDKHNIKFINLWFSDILGYLKSFTITRDELENAFSEGMGFDGSSIEGFCRIDESDMVAVPDPKTFRIVSWRNGHDGTARMFADIINPNGTAFEGDPRHILKTNLARAAKLGLVFNVGPELEFFYFKSDKTTERLDEGGYFDLMPRDEAIDLRRETILALQSMGIPVEYAHHEVAPSQHEIDLRYTDAMTMADTVMTYRLIVKEVAQKNGVYASFMPKPIFGQNGSGMHVHMSLFKNDRNSFFEPKDKYHLSQMAKSFIAGLLKYAPEFTAVTNQWINSYKRLVPGYEAPVYLSWAQRNRSDLIRVPMYKPGKEKATRVEFRSPDPAANPYLAFSVLLAAGLAGIEEKLIAPEPVEDNVYEMSEPERARRGIKSLPGSLLEALQLTEKSALVKKTLGQHVFEHFIQNKKIEWERYRVQVTSYELEKYLPVL, encoded by the coding sequence ATGAAAACACTGTCCCTGCCTGCCAAGCCACGCGCCACCGGCCAGAAACCGACCGCCCCGGACAAGGAACGCGCCGGATTAGTCAAATCAGTCATCGCCCAGGTTGACAAGCATAATATCAAATTCATCAATCTCTGGTTCTCGGACATTCTGGGTTATCTCAAATCATTCACCATAACCCGTGACGAGCTTGAAAACGCGTTTAGCGAAGGCATGGGTTTTGACGGTTCATCCATCGAAGGATTCTGCCGGATAGACGAAAGCGATATGGTGGCCGTACCTGACCCGAAAACATTCAGGATTGTCAGCTGGCGCAACGGCCACGACGGCACGGCCCGGATGTTTGCGGACATAATCAACCCGAACGGCACGGCCTTTGAAGGCGACCCGCGCCATATCCTCAAGACCAATCTAGCCCGCGCCGCTAAACTCGGCCTGGTCTTTAATGTCGGCCCGGAACTTGAATTCTTCTATTTCAAATCAGACAAGACCACCGAACGGCTGGACGAAGGCGGTTATTTTGACCTGATGCCGCGCGACGAGGCCATTGACCTGCGCCGCGAGACCATCCTGGCCCTGCAATCAATGGGCATACCGGTGGAATACGCCCACCACGAGGTGGCGCCGTCCCAGCACGAAATCGACCTGCGCTATACCGATGCCATGACCATGGCCGATACGGTTATGACCTACCGGCTGATTGTCAAGGAAGTGGCCCAGAAAAACGGGGTCTACGCATCCTTTATGCCCAAACCCATCTTCGGTCAGAACGGCTCCGGCATGCACGTCCATATGTCGCTCTTCAAGAACGACCGAAACAGTTTCTTTGAACCCAAGGACAAATACCATCTCTCCCAGATGGCCAAGAGTTTTATCGCCGGACTCTTGAAATACGCGCCGGAATTTACGGCCGTCACCAACCAGTGGATAAATTCCTACAAGCGCCTGGTGCCGGGCTATGAAGCGCCGGTCTATCTGTCCTGGGCCCAGCGCAACCGCTCTGACCTGATTCGAGTGCCAATGTACAAGCCGGGCAAGGAAAAGGCCACCCGGGTTGAATTCCGTTCACCGGATCCGGCCGCTAATCCCTATCTGGCATTTTCCGTCCTGCTGGCCGCCGGCCTGGCCGGAATTGAGGAAAAACTTATCGCCCCAGAACCGGTGGAAGACAATGTTTATGAAATGAGCGAACCGGAACGCGCCCGGCGCGGCATCAAGTCGCTGCCCGGCAGTTTACTTGAGGCGCTCCAGTTGACCGAAAAGAGCGCGCTGGTCAAAAAGACCCTGGGCCAGCACGTCTTTGAACACTTTATCCAGAATAAGAAGATTGAATGGGAACGTTACCGGGTCCAGGTAACCTCTTATGAATTGGAAAAGTATCTTCCGGTGCTGTAA
- a CDS encoding type II secretion system F family protein has product MPLFKYKAKKGPSDFTDGVMEGESPQEIASKLTNQGLFPINIELIGEVKDKSITVSSWFSKITVRDLNIFTYQLSSLIKSGLPLLSALFIITEQTENKYFKNIIADIAQSVKHGDMLSSAMSKYPKIFNQLYTAMIKAGEDSGALDTILRRVAEHREKVEQIKSHIRSALAYPIIVTLVGLGSIVFLMTAVIPQIQKVFVTLKVDLPLPTKILLAISSSITNYWYLYLGGILLLMILTKGVTLIERKALDRLKLTLPFIGKFIKKTESAKLASSLSLLLTNGIPILASLEIVIPTLSNDIIKDDLSKVVNDLKLGGSMSKGLQNSPHFFPFMTNMIRVGEEGGRLDEVLLEVSSFYEREIGETIKIGLSLLEPILILVMGLVVGFIVLSMLLPIFQISVMAQ; this is encoded by the coding sequence ATGCCCTTATTCAAATATAAAGCCAAAAAGGGACCCAGCGATTTCACGGACGGCGTGATGGAAGGCGAGAGCCCGCAGGAAATCGCCAGTAAGTTGACCAACCAAGGCCTTTTCCCAATCAATATAGAACTCATCGGCGAGGTCAAGGATAAATCCATCACGGTAAGTTCCTGGTTCAGCAAAATAACGGTCCGGGACCTTAATATTTTCACCTATCAATTGTCGTCCCTGATTAAATCCGGCCTACCCCTGCTTTCGGCATTGTTTATCATCACCGAGCAGACCGAAAACAAGTATTTTAAGAATATCATTGCCGACATTGCCCAAAGCGTCAAGCACGGCGATATGCTTTCGTCAGCCATGAGCAAATATCCCAAAATATTTAACCAACTCTACACGGCGATGATAAAGGCCGGTGAGGACAGCGGCGCCTTGGATACCATTCTGCGCCGGGTGGCCGAACACCGCGAAAAAGTGGAACAGATAAAATCGCACATCCGCTCAGCCTTAGCTTACCCTATCATCGTAACCCTGGTTGGACTGGGCTCTATCGTCTTTCTGATGACCGCAGTAATCCCGCAAATCCAGAAGGTTTTCGTCACCTTAAAAGTAGACCTGCCCCTGCCGACCAAGATTTTACTGGCCATCAGCAGCAGTATCACTAATTATTGGTATTTGTATCTGGGCGGCATCTTGCTGTTGATGATATTGACTAAGGGTGTAACGCTTATAGAGCGTAAGGCACTGGACCGCCTGAAACTCACCCTGCCCTTCATCGGTAAATTCATCAAGAAGACCGAATCAGCCAAATTAGCCAGCTCTCTGTCACTCTTGCTCACCAACGGTATCCCGATTCTGGCCTCGCTGGAAATCGTCATCCCCACGCTGTCAAATGATATCATAAAGGATGACCTGTCTAAAGTGGTCAATGACCTTAAACTGGGCGGTTCAATGTCCAAGGGACTCCAGAACAGTCCGCATTTTTTCCCTTTTATGACTAATATGATCCGGGTCGGCGAGGAAGGCGGCCGGCTGGATGAGGTGCTCCTCGAGGTCTCATCATTCTACGAACGGGAAATCGGCGAGACCATAAAAATCGGGCTCTCTCTGCTGGAACCGATTCTGATACTCGTTATGGGCCTGGTCGTGGGCTTTATCGTCTTGAGCATGCTTCTGCCTATTTTCCAAATAAGCGTGATGGCGCAGTAA
- the cysK gene encoding cysteine synthase A, whose protein sequence is MIKKHRCLCILDDMLDTIGNTPIIPIRLSGIKAKPTIYGKLEFFNPSGSVKDRIAKYIIEMAEKRGILKKDSIIVEATSGNTGIAFSMVGAAKGYKVIVVMPEHMSQERIKIMRSFGAKVILTPEKGGFLEPVKVTQTMAAKDQRVFLPCQFSNIDNIEVHRLTTGQEIIRQTGGKIDAFVAGIGTGGTLMGVAAALKQARIKAKIVTVEPSEAAILSGETEMCSHPIQGIGDGFIPEIVDTKIIDQVVKVKSSDAIKMAKRLIRELGMPVGISSGANYYAAVQVAKKMPAHKNVVAIIPDRMERYFSTGLFK, encoded by the coding sequence ATGATTAAAAAACATCGTTGTTTATGTATCTTGGATGACATGCTTGATACCATAGGCAACACTCCAATTATCCCCATCCGGCTGTCCGGTATCAAGGCTAAGCCAACCATCTACGGCAAACTGGAATTCTTTAATCCGTCCGGCAGCGTCAAGGACCGGATTGCCAAATATATCATTGAAATGGCCGAGAAGCGCGGCATCCTAAAGAAAGATTCCATCATCGTCGAGGCCACCAGCGGTAATACCGGCATTGCCTTCTCCATGGTTGGCGCGGCCAAGGGATATAAAGTCATCGTTGTCATGCCCGAACATATGAGCCAGGAACGCATAAAAATAATGCGTTCATTCGGCGCTAAGGTAATTCTCACGCCTGAGAAAGGCGGATTCCTTGAACCGGTTAAAGTGACCCAAACCATGGCCGCCAAAGACCAGCGGGTCTTCCTACCCTGCCAGTTTTCTAATATCGACAATATTGAAGTGCACCGTCTGACTACGGGACAGGAAATTATCAGACAAACCGGCGGCAAAATCGACGCTTTTGTTGCCGGTATCGGCACGGGCGGAACCCTGATGGGCGTGGCCGCGGCGCTGAAACAAGCCAGAATTAAGGCAAAGATCGTAACGGTCGAACCATCCGAAGCCGCCATACTTTCAGGCGAAACCGAGATGTGCAGCCACCCGATTCAGGGCATAGGCGACGGCTTTATCCCGGAAATCGTGGATACCAAAATCATTGACCAGGTGGTCAAGGTCAAGAGTTCCGATGCCATCAAAATGGCCAAAAGATTGATACGGGAATTGGGAATGCCGGTGGGCATTTCGTCCGGCGCCAATTACTATGCGGCGGTCCAGGTCGCCAAGAAAATGCCGGCCCATAAGAACGTGGTGGCTATTATCCCGGACCGGATGGAACGCTATTTCTCTACCGGACTGTTTAAGTAA
- a CDS encoding ABC transporter ATP-binding protein, with protein MKSSSFVHLASQLFQYARRYLGLIVLIIALNSVYTFVFQSRIVFVQPLTKYCETLTGAHNLSTPLNQIPSVGGELGRKIMVPIERWVEGDTIRQSLINIGWIILVLSFITALLNYITDYLQGLVSLKIIVDIRNRLCAHLLTMSLRFFNEKKTGDLLSRLTNDIGIIQNSISFLFGDIIRQPLMVLMGFAFMFMLDWQLTLMVIVLMPILAIPILLLGKRIRKARKTSLVKLGDVTESIHQMFSGVRIVKSFQMEHAEIRELEKENKSFLMKSMGIVRAKALGLSLIEIIGTVIVLFVVLGAVYLIKHGQLDIPLAITFCIYLMTFLKPIRVLTSGYNAFQESLGGAERVFELMHQKPDIIDAPDSITLSDFKREISFKNMSFTYNEDSSDTIRKPALSNINLAVQAGETIAIVGPTGSGKSTLLDLLCRFYDPTEGSIEIDGFDLKKIRRSSLLKQIAIVSQETFLFNDTIRNNISYGKPEATLEEIKEASRAAYIADFIEGLPQGYDTVTGERGVKLSGGERQRLAIARALLKNPKILLLDEATSALDSTSEKIVQAAINNLMKNRTTFIIAHRLSTVQHADRIIVLEDGRIVEQGKHEELAKRGGLYSRLSGTLQSIPTD; from the coding sequence ATGAAATCGTCCTCATTTGTGCATCTGGCATCACAGTTATTCCAATATGCCCGACGCTATCTGGGCTTAATCGTGCTAATTATCGCATTAAACTCTGTTTATACCTTTGTTTTTCAGAGCAGAATAGTCTTCGTACAGCCATTAACAAAATACTGCGAAACATTAACCGGCGCTCATAACTTAAGCACCCCTCTCAACCAGATTCCCAGTGTCGGCGGAGAATTAGGCCGAAAAATAATGGTCCCGATAGAAAGATGGGTTGAAGGCGACACTATCAGACAATCACTGATTAATATCGGGTGGATTATCCTGGTTTTGAGTTTTATCACGGCACTGTTAAACTATATAACCGATTATTTGCAAGGACTGGTCTCGCTGAAAATAATCGTTGATATCCGCAACCGGCTGTGCGCCCATCTGCTGACCATGTCTCTGCGCTTCTTCAATGAGAAAAAGACCGGCGACCTGCTATCGCGTCTGACCAATGATATCGGTATCATCCAAAACTCTATCAGTTTCCTGTTTGGCGACATCATCAGGCAACCCTTAATGGTACTGATGGGCTTTGCCTTTATGTTTATGCTGGATTGGCAGCTGACGCTAATGGTAATTGTTTTAATGCCGATCCTGGCGATACCGATATTATTATTGGGCAAACGCATCAGAAAGGCGCGCAAGACCAGCCTGGTCAAATTAGGCGACGTGACCGAATCGATCCACCAGATGTTCTCGGGCGTCCGGATTGTCAAATCATTCCAGATGGAACACGCGGAAATCAGGGAACTGGAGAAAGAAAACAAATCATTCCTCATGAAATCAATGGGCATCGTCCGGGCCAAGGCACTGGGTCTGAGTTTGATAGAAATTATTGGAACCGTAATAGTTTTGTTCGTTGTTTTAGGCGCGGTCTATCTCATAAAACACGGTCAATTAGACATCCCGTTGGCGATTACTTTCTGTATTTACCTGATGACTTTCCTTAAACCAATCAGGGTGCTCACCAGCGGCTACAATGCTTTCCAGGAATCATTAGGAGGCGCGGAACGGGTGTTTGAGCTGATGCACCAAAAACCTGATATCATAGACGCGCCTGACTCCATTACGTTATCCGACTTCAAACGGGAAATCAGTTTTAAGAATATGTCATTTACCTATAATGAGGATTCGTCCGACACCATCCGCAAGCCGGCCTTGAGTAACATCAACCTGGCGGTCCAGGCCGGTGAAACTATTGCCATTGTCGGGCCGACCGGATCTGGTAAATCCACCCTGCTGGATTTGCTCTGCCGTTTTTACGACCCGACTGAAGGCAGCATCGAGATAGACGGATTTGACCTGAAGAAAATCAGGCGGAGTTCGCTATTAAAACAGATTGCCATTGTCAGCCAGGAAACCTTCCTGTTCAACGACACCATCCGCAATAATATCAGTTACGGCAAGCCCGAAGCCACCCTGGAGGAAATAAAAGAGGCGTCGCGGGCTGCCTATATTGCGGATTTTATCGAAGGATTGCCCCAGGGATACGACACCGTCACCGGCGAACGGGGCGTGAAACTCTCGGGCGGCGAGCGACAACGGCTGGCTATTGCCCGGGCCCTGCTAAAGAATCCTAAAATCCTGCTTCTGGATGAAGCCACCTCGGCGCTTGATTCGACCAGCGAGAAGATAGTCCAGGCCGCCATCAATAACCTGATGAAGAACCGGACCACCTTTATCATCGCCCATCGGCTGTCTACGGTCCAGCATGCGGACCGGATTATCGTCCTGGAAGACGGCCGAATCGTGGAGCAGGGAAAACACGAAGAATTGGCCAAAAGGGGCGGGTTATACAGCCGACTGTCCGGAACCCTGCAATCAATACCGACAGATTAA
- a CDS encoding helix-turn-helix domain-containing protein, with protein MPKKHLFITLSPSELIALEDFMRLMAFQHKYRARLRGNAIWMSSQQHKTVEQIAKSLNKSKRTIYSWFKQYMEKRIDGLKDDDSKLTPEQISRMMEISYRSKPLKHGRERKIRWSYRKIAKWVKEQWGITISHERLRQIIRKRLLNI; from the coding sequence ATGCCTAAAAAACACCTTTTTATAACCCTAAGCCCATCAGAATTAATCGCACTGGAAGATTTTATGCGGCTGATGGCTTTCCAGCATAAATACCGGGCGCGGCTGCGCGGCAATGCGATTTGGATGTCTTCCCAACAGCATAAAACCGTGGAGCAGATTGCCAAATCACTCAACAAATCCAAGCGGACTATTTATTCGTGGTTTAAACAATACATGGAAAAACGGATTGACGGGTTAAAGGACGACGATTCCAAATTGACCCCGGAACAAATCAGCCGGATGATGGAAATCAGTTACCGGTCAAAACCGCTCAAACACGGTCGGGAGCGTAAGATAAGATGGAGTTATCGTAAGATTGCCAAATGGGTCAAGGAACAATGGGGCATCACTATTTCGCACGAACGGCTTAGGCAGATTATCAGGAAGAGATTATTGAATATATAA
- a CDS encoding endonuclease III domain-containing protein, whose protein sequence is MPTAKTLKEIYDKLLAHFGKQHWWPGETPFEVVIGAILTQNTNWSNVEKAINNLKSAGLLSAEGLHKCPLPRLAELIKPSGYFNIKAKRLKSFINWLFENYEGDLNILFDKETSTLREALLSVKGIGPETADSIVLYAAGQPTFVCDAYTYRICLRHRMISEETGYDELKALFEDALPRDAKLFNEYHALIVRLGKTYCKKTKPLCEQCPLGELPHTIEDVS, encoded by the coding sequence ATGCCAACTGCCAAGACACTGAAAGAAATCTACGACAAATTACTGGCTCACTTCGGCAAACAGCACTGGTGGCCAGGTGAGACGCCATTTGAGGTGGTTATCGGCGCGATTCTCACCCAAAACACCAACTGGTCCAACGTGGAAAAGGCCATTAATAACCTGAAATCAGCCGGACTGCTTTCTGCTGAGGGTTTGCACAAATGCCCCCTGCCCCGCCTGGCCGAATTGATAAAACCCTCCGGCTATTTTAATATCAAGGCCAAGCGCCTGAAGAGTTTCATCAACTGGCTGTTTGAAAACTACGAAGGCGACCTGAACATACTCTTTGACAAAGAAACATCCACCTTAAGGGAAGCCCTGCTCAGCGTCAAGGGCATCGGCCCGGAAACGGCTGATTCTATCGTGTTATATGCCGCGGGCCAGCCCACCTTTGTCTGCGATGCCTATACCTACCGGATATGCTTAAGGCACCGGATGATATCGGAAGAGACCGGATATGACGAATTGAAAGCCCTGTTTGAGGACGCCCTGCCCCGGGACGCCAAACTATTTAATGAATATCATGCCCTGATAGTGCGATTAGGCAAGACCTATTGCAAAAAGACCAAGCCGCTGTGTGAGCAGTGTCCACTTGGCGAGTTACCGCATACTATAGAAGATGTGAGTTAA